In Anaerolineales bacterium, the sequence CCCTGACGGATGAAGACGTGGCTAAGCTGCGCCAACGCATCATCCGCCGCCTGGAACAGGAGCTGGGTGCGCAGTTGCGGGCCTAGGTGTTTGGACTAAAAGCGGAGCCAGTACTGGCTCCGCTTTTAGCTTAGGATTGTCTCAATGCGTTCCAGCACGCTGTCGTCCAGCTTGCTGACCGCTTCAGACGCCTTAAGGTTGTCTTGCAGCTGCTCCAACTTGGTGGCGCCGGTGATCACGCTGCTGACCTCTTTGCGCCGCAGGATCCAGGCGATGGCCAGCTGGGCCATGCTGATGCCCAGGTCGCCGGCCACTTCATCCAGCTGCTTGAGCTTCTCGACGCCGCCCTCCTGAACACGGTCAGTCACCCAGCCCATGCCTTCTAGGGTCGCCCGGCTGCCGGCGGGGATGCCCTGGTTGTACTTGCCTGAGAGCACGCCCGAGGCCAGCGGGCTGAAAGTGGTCAGGCCGATGCCGAGGCTCTCGCAGACCGGGGCTAGGTCCTTCTCCACCTGGTGGCGGTGCAGCATGTGGTACTGCGGCTGCTCCATGCTGGGCGGGATCAGCCCATACTGCCGGGCAATACCGTGCGCTTCGCTGATCTGCGCGCCGCTCCACTCTGAGGTGCCCCAATAGAGCAGCTTGCCCTGCTGGATCAGCGTGTTCATGGTAAAGACCACTTCTTCCACCGGCGTTTCGGGGTCAAAGCGGTGGCAGAAATACAGGTCGACGTAGTCCATTTCCAGTCGCTTGAGCGAGGCATGGATCGATTCGGTGATGTGCTTGCGCGAGAGGCCGCGGCCGTTGGGGCCGGGCATGGTCGGCCAGAAGACCTTGCTGGAGATGACCAGCGCCTCACGCGGCAGGCCGCGGATGGCCTTAGCCATGGTCTTCTCGGCCTCACCTTTGGCGTACACATCGGCATTGTCAAAAAAGTTGACGCCTTGTTCGTAGGCGTAATGGATCAGGGTGTCGGCAGTTTTGTCTTCGATCTGCGAGCCGAAGGTCACCCAGGCACCGAAAGAAAGTTCACTGACTTTAAGGCCCGAACGGCCCAAGCGGCGAGTTTCCATGCTTCTCCTTAACTGATCGACTCTAAGATCTGAGCTGCCAGGTCAAAACGGTTGAAGGCGGGCATTAGGTAGACGCCGGCGCCCCAGGCCCGGATCTGCTCGATGAGTTCGATGGCAATCCGCACGCCCTCTTGCGGGCCTTGGCTGCCCGCGGCTTCCATACGCCGGCGGAT encodes:
- a CDS encoding aldo/keto reductase, encoding METRRLGRSGLKVSELSFGAWVTFGSQIEDKTADTLIHYAYEQGVNFFDNADVYAKGEAEKTMAKAIRGLPREALVISSKVFWPTMPGPNGRGLSRKHITESIHASLKRLEMDYVDLYFCHRFDPETPVEEVVFTMNTLIQQGKLLYWGTSEWSGAQISEAHGIARQYGLIPPSMEQPQYHMLHRHQVEKDLAPVCESLGIGLTTFSPLASGVLSGKYNQGIPAGSRATLEGMGWVTDRVQEGGVEKLKQLDEVAGDLGISMAQLAIAWILRRKEVSSVITGATKLEQLQDNLKASEAVSKLDDSVLERIETILS